A part of Candidatus Electrothrix aestuarii genomic DNA contains:
- a CDS encoding tetratricopeptide repeat protein: MPDPESSYENTVTNSGPGDQNIAQGDNAVGKQINDNRSSTQTIEGNANTVAGRDVRIEHHHHPPTSPESACILPTEDDIFLHREAELAWLDEHLSPDRVVAVCGPGGMGKSALAARAVRSLPPDRFPDGIIFHTFYHQAETTKALQTIAHALGLKAEADLEQQVAAALGSRQALLVLDGAEEAEDLQAVLPLRGRCGVLVTTRKKSDCGPFRWDLQALPDDEAEEVLRAWGGQAGDQEAIEQIAELLGGWPVALRLAGHYLHSTGEPATDYLRWLQEEPFKELGESEEHQRDNAALLLRRSTAQVGEDARLVLGLAGCLAFDLLSPAPMTALLEGDERRCRKAVNELVNYGLLERRGERLHIGHALIHEYAARNLALSRETLERVAAYYIDWCREQSAAGVPGYARMDDERGHCLRLIRACLDGELWQEVKDLVGAIQVYLDRQGWWTERLAALEMRLTAARQTGDRRDEAWCLNSLGYTCARRGDQEKALAWFEQCLPVYHEQGMRKEEGVLLNNMAYIYDDLGKYEQALEQYEQSLSIRREVGDREGEGTTLNNIGTLYWAQKKYDEALPYYEQCLPIHREVGDTIGEGTTLNNIASIYDAQGKPGKAVEYYKKALAIVTELGDRKLEAEDSWNIGLAYEDMGDFTKAEEYIALAVEIEEQIGHPDLENDRNHLKQLRAKRRGA; encoded by the coding sequence ATGCCCGATCCTGAAAGCAGCTATGAGAATACAGTCACCAATTCCGGCCCTGGCGACCAGAACATAGCCCAGGGGGACAATGCCGTTGGTAAGCAGATTAACGACAACAGATCCTCCACCCAGACCATTGAGGGCAATGCCAACACGGTTGCTGGGCGGGATGTTCGCATAGAGCATCATCATCACCCGCCCACCTCTCCTGAATCCGCCTGCATCCTTCCGACCGAGGACGACATCTTCCTCCACCGGGAGGCCGAGCTGGCCTGGCTGGATGAGCACCTCTCCCCTGACCGGGTGGTGGCGGTCTGCGGACCCGGCGGCATGGGCAAGAGCGCCCTGGCAGCCCGTGCGGTGCGTAGCCTGCCTCCTGACCGCTTCCCGGACGGCATCATCTTTCACACCTTTTACCATCAGGCCGAGACCACCAAGGCCCTCCAGACCATTGCCCATGCCCTGGGCCTCAAGGCAGAGGCCGATCTGGAGCAGCAGGTAGCTGCGGCCCTGGGCAGCAGGCAGGCCCTGCTGGTCCTGGATGGGGCAGAGGAGGCCGAGGACCTCCAGGCGGTGCTGCCTCTGCGGGGGCGATGCGGGGTGCTGGTTACCACCAGGAAAAAGAGCGACTGCGGGCCGTTTCGCTGGGATCTGCAAGCCCTGCCGGATGATGAGGCTGAAGAGGTCCTGCGGGCCTGGGGCGGGCAGGCCGGGGACCAGGAGGCCATTGAGCAGATTGCCGAGCTGCTGGGTGGCTGGCCCGTGGCCCTGCGCCTGGCCGGGCATTATCTGCACAGTACCGGAGAGCCTGCAACAGACTACCTGCGTTGGTTGCAGGAGGAGCCCTTTAAGGAGCTGGGGGAGAGCGAGGAGCACCAGAGGGACAATGCAGCCCTGCTGCTCCGGCGGAGCACGGCCCAGGTGGGAGAGGATGCCCGTCTTGTGCTGGGGCTGGCAGGCTGTCTGGCCTTTGACCTGCTGTCTCCCGCGCCCATGACGGCCCTGCTGGAGGGTGATGAACGGCGATGCCGCAAGGCTGTGAACGAGCTGGTCAATTACGGCCTGCTGGAACGCCGGGGCGAGCGCCTGCACATAGGCCATGCCCTGATCCATGAGTACGCGGCCCGGAACCTGGCCCTGAGCAGAGAGACCCTGGAGCGGGTGGCTGCCTATTATATTGACTGGTGCAGGGAGCAGAGTGCTGCCGGTGTACCGGGGTATGCCCGCATGGATGATGAGCGGGGGCACTGCCTGCGGCTGATACGGGCCTGCCTGGATGGGGAGTTGTGGCAGGAGGTGAAAGACTTGGTCGGGGCAATCCAGGTATACCTTGACCGGCAGGGCTGGTGGACAGAGCGACTGGCCGCCCTTGAGATGCGCCTGACAGCGGCCCGGCAGACTGGCGACCGCAGAGATGAGGCATGGTGCCTGAACAGCCTGGGCTATACCTGCGCACGACGCGGGGATCAGGAAAAGGCCCTCGCTTGGTTTGAGCAATGCCTTCCCGTATACCATGAACAGGGCATGCGCAAGGAGGAAGGCGTGCTCCTGAATAACATGGCATATATTTATGACGATCTGGGCAAGTACGAGCAGGCCCTGGAACAGTATGAGCAGAGCCTGAGCATCCGGCGGGAGGTCGGCGACCGGGAGGGGGAAGGCACGACCCTGAATAATATCGGCACCCTTTATTGGGCACAGAAGAAGTATGATGAAGCCCTGCCGTATTATGAGCAATGCCTGCCTATTCACAGAGAGGTTGGCGATACAATCGGGGAAGGCACAACCCTGAACAACATCGCCAGCATCTATGATGCCCAGGGTAAGCCGGGCAAGGCGGTGGAGTACTACAAGAAAGCCTTGGCGATAGTAACAGAGCTGGGTGATAGAAAGTTGGAAGCGGAAGATAGCTGGAACATCGGCCTCGCCTATGAAGATATGGGCGACTTTACCAAGGCCGAGGAATACATTGCCCTGGCCGTGGAGATTGAAGAGCAGATCGGGCACCCTGATCTGGAGAATGACCGCAACCATCTGAAGCAGCTGCGGGCCAAGCGGCGGGGGGCGTAG